A window of Theropithecus gelada isolate Dixy chromosome 14, Tgel_1.0, whole genome shotgun sequence contains these coding sequences:
- the LOC112605837 gene encoding olfactory receptor 1440-like, translating into MTEERNSTTITKFILLGFSEFPKLAIFLFSIFLGIYLLTVSWNMSLITLIRMDSHLHTPMYFFLSNLSFLDICYVSTIAPKMLSDFFKKHKFISFMGCSMQYFFFSSLGLTECCLLATMAYDRYAAICDPLLYRAIMSPTLCRQMVAGSCITGFLGSFIQLCALLQLPFCGPNVINHFFCDLPQLLILSCSDTFFFQVMTSVLTVIFGLTSVLVIMISYGYIIATILKITSAEGRAKAFNTCASHLTAVILFFGSGIFVYIYPNAGDSLSQNKLASVLYTVIIPMLNPVIYSLRNKEIKDALNRWKKRIFSWCYGMK; encoded by the coding sequence ATGACTGAGGAAAGGAACAGTACAACAATTACAAAGTTCATTCTCTTGGGATTCTCTGAATTTCCAAAGCTCgctattttcctcttttcaatATTCCTAGGGATCTACCTCCTGACAGTGTCCTGGAACATGAGCCTCATCACCCTTATCAGGATGGACTCCCATCTGCATACACCTATGTACTTTTTCCTTAGTAATCTGTCATTTCTGGACATCTGCTATGTTTCCACTATAGCTCCCAAGATGCTCTCAGACTTCTTCAAGAAGCATAAATTCATCTCCTTTATGGGGTGCAGTATGCAGTACTTTTTCTTCTCTAGCCTAGGTCTAACTGAGTGCTGTCTTCTTGCAACCATGGCTTATGATCGATATGCTGCCATTTGTGACCCTCTGCTCTACAGGGCCATCATGTCACCCACCCTCTGCAGGCAGATGGTGGCAGGATCTTGTATAACTGGATTCTTAGGCTCATTTATCCAACTCTGTGCCTTGCTTCAGCTCCCTTTCTGTGGGCCAAACGTCATCAACCATTTCTTCTGTGATCTGCCCCAGCTGCTGATTCTATCCTGTTCTGACACCTTTTTCTTTCAAGTCATGACCTCTGTTCTCACAGTGATCTTTGGACTCACGTCAGTTTTAGTTATCATGATATCTTATGGTTATATCATTGCCACCATTCTGAAGATCACCTCAGCTGAAGGCAGAGCCAAAGCTTTCAACACTTGTGCTTCTCACTTGACAGCAGTGATCCTTTTCTTTGGCTCAGGTATCTTTGTTTATATATATCCTAATGCTGGTGATTCCCTGAGCCAAAACAAGTTGGCATCAGTCTTATACACAGTTATAATCCCCATGTTAAATCCAGTGATCTACAGCCTGAGGAACAAGGAAATCAAAGATGCCCTAAACAGATGGAAGAAGAGAATCTTCTCCTGGTGTTatggaatgaaataa